CAGGTGATCCTGCGGTACCAAATCTTCGATATTGACCAATTCAATACTGCCTTGCCGATGGGAGTGGGTTTGAAACATACCATCCCGTCCTTATCCTTTTTGTGTTATCTTCTGATTTCGACAAAAAAAGACTGCTGACCTGCTACCTTTGTCAGCAGTCTCACCGGGATTTGAAACCCGGTGTTTTTTATGCATCCGACCACCCGGGATGCGACAAATGGTCCGCCGGCATATGGGTTCCGGCTCATTGATCCTGTCATGCAATTCGTTTAATGCTCCTTTGCCGCTGACCCCGTCAAAGGCGGCATCGCCCCCGAAGCGTCGGCGCTCTTGTCTTGCGTGAATCATCCGTCATGGCGCGTTTTTTCCTTCAGCAGGTTCCGCTTTCGCATCAGCTCCTGGACGAAGGTGAGGCGGTAGATTTGCCGGGGTCGCCCTTTGGTGGCCACTTTCTCTTCTCCGACGATGTCCACCAGCTGGGCATCGATCCACTGCAGCAGGATCCGGTGGGCGCTGCGGATGGTGACGCCCAGCACCGCGGCCAGTTCGTGGGCGGTGTAGTCCGTTTTGCCGTACCGGGCGATCTGGGCGGCCAGCTTGCTCATGTAAATGGCGGACATGCCCGCTTTTTCCGCTTCCCGCAGGAGGGTTTCATCGGTGACGGAAAGTTCGTAGATCATGGGATGGGTCATTTCCACCGGACCGATGACGCTGCGGTCCTCCCGCACGATGAAGCAGATGTTGCCGCCGAATTCCGTGGATTGCCGGAGGGCCATCCGGGCGTGGGTTCCCGCATCCGTGGCCGATCGGCCGAAGCCGATGCCGATGCTCAGGGTGATGCCCAGGGAGCGGTGGGTGTCCTTCAGCAGGGGGAGATATTTGTAGCCCCGGGTTTCCCGCTCGAAGACGCCACGGGTGGTGAAGAAGAGGTATTCTCCTCCTCCCAGGTTGGTCAGATGGCCGTCCAACTGTTTCACGTAGTCCAGCAGCAGCCGGTGGAGGTCCAGTTCCAGCCGTTGGATGTCGTGCTCGTAGGAAAACTGTCCGGCGATCTTCCGGTAGTTGTCGATCTGGATCAGGCCCACCACGATTTGCGCCTCTTTGTTCCGCCGGGTCTCGGTGGACAGCAGCGCCCGCTCCAGGGCCACGATCAAATCCTGCAGGGTGGGAGTGACCCACTCGTGGGGGATGTTCTCTTTTTCCATTTCCATGGCGACGGCGTGGATGCCGGTCATCGCCACGCACCGCGGATGGCTGAGGGCATTTTTTCGGTGAAAGCGGACAATCTCTTCCACCGGCGCCGTGGGCGGACCATGGAAGTAGGCGGACTCGCGGTTGCTTTCCCCCAGTTCCCCCAGGATTTGTTTCACGTATCGCTCGGCGATAGAATCCACGGAAAGTTTCTGGGCGCCGTGCAGACTCTGGAGCCGGAAGAGGGAGCGGTACAAACCCGTTCCCATCAGGGGAACGTAGTGGGCGGGCACCTTGAATTCGAGGCGGTCCTGGGCCAGTTTGTACCCCCGGTATTCCGGAAACAACATCACTTCGACGGAATCCATCAGCTCCGACACGGCGTCCAACAGCTCCTCTTCGGAGGACAGGGGACGCAGGTGGGGCACGAAGGTCGGAAAGGATTTCAGCGCCTCCCCGGTGCGATCCACCAGCGGTTTGGGTCCGATGACGCCGATGGCGATGACGGAATCTCCGGTGGTGAAGGGTTCGCTCATGGACTTCTCCTCCTGATGCGCTAATGAGTGATCGGATAAAAAGACACTTAATCGACTTGTCTATAAAATAAAACATTTCGTATAATGATTGCAAATGTACAAAAAAGTAAATCGTCATCGACTTGTTTTTCATTTCGGCCGTTTCTCGAATTCTTTCGCCTTTGAAGAGAATTGAGAAGAAACGGGGGGATTACATGGCGTCGATAAAAATCGGGATGATCGGTTTGGACACCTCCCATTGCACGGCCTTTGCCCGGCTGTTGAATGATCCGGATGAGGAATTTCACGTGCCGGGGGGAAGGGTGACCGTCGCCTATCCCGGCGGGTCCCCCGATTTTGAGCTGAGTCGGTCCCGGGTGGAGGGGATCACTGAGGAGCTGCGGGAACATTACGGTGTCCGCATGGTTTCCTCCCCGGAAGAGGTGGCGGAACAGTCCGATGCCATTCTCCTGACGGCTGTCGACGGGCGCGTCCATCCGGAGTTGCTCAGGCGGATCGCCCCCTGCAGGAAACCGGTTTTTATCGACAAGCCCTTCGCCGTCAGTTTCCGGGATGCCCGGGAGATGGTCCGCATCGCGGAGACGCATCGGACTCCCCTGATGAGCGCCTCCTCTCTCCGGTACGCGGAACCCCTGGTGGCGGCCCTGGAGGAAATGGATGAGCCGTACGGGTGCGATTGTTTCGGGCCGATGGCGATCGAGCCGACCCAGCCCGGCCTGTTCTGGTACGGGATTCACGGGGTGGAGATGTTATACGCGGCGTTGGGGACCGGATGCGTCCGGGTGAGGGCCGTATCCCATCCCCGGCAGGATGTGGTGGTCGGGGAATGGGCGGACGGCCGGATCGGGACGTACCGGGGAAACCGGGAGGGCAATGCCTCCTTCGGAGCGCTGATTCACGGCAGGAGGAAATCCGTGTTCGCGGATGTGACCCGGAGCCGCAAACCCTATTACGCCGGTTTGTTGGAGCAGGTAATGTCGATGTTCCGTTCGAGTTCGCCGCCGCTGGATATACGGGAGACGCTGGAGATCATTCGTTTCATCGAGGCGGCCAATGAAAGCAGGGTCACGGGGAAAGCGGTGGAGTTGGATCGCCAGCACGAGGTGTGAGGGGGGAACAGATGTGAAAATGGCCGATGTGGCGGTCCTCTTGGACCGGGAAGAGGCGCGAAGGCGGTGGCGTTGGGGAGAAAACGCCTTCGGCGGGGAACTGCTTGAAATCCTGTCCCACGGCGGCATTCCCCACCGCCGGGTCTTTGATCCGAAGGAACTCGCTTCCCGTGCGCCGGATGTTTTGCTCGTCGCCCTGGCGGGGAAGGAGGCGGTTCCCCTGTTGAAGGGGGTGGCCGAACGGGGAGGAGAAGTGTTCATCTTCGGCAGCTATCCCGAGATGGCCGAAGCGTTGGGAGCGGCGGAAAAGATCCTCGAGGGAGCGGGCTACGCATACACGGAGGTGGAGAACCAACCTCCTCTGCGCTTTCTTCGCGCCTGCCGCTGGAGGGTTACTTCCCCGACTCCCTTTGCCACCAAGGGGGGATTGAACGAAAGAACCCCCGACGGACCTTTTTACGGCCCCCTCTACCACCGGTTCGAGATCGGATCGGGGGGCATCACCCACTGGGCGGTGGATCTTTCCGCCACGGTGGTGGGGCTTCAGCAAGGAACCCGTCCGGTGGAGAGGGACGGGTTCCCCGCCCCCGACGGCACGGCGGGGATCGATGACGGCATCCTGAAAGCCGATGACGGTTTCGAGATGGACTGGGAGGTGGATCGGGCCCGTACCGAGACCGGCGAGCGGTATTTCGCCCACCCCTATGCGGATTTGTGGAAGGAAACCCTGCTGCGGTCGCTGATGAAGACAGTGACCGCCCGGGGGTTGACGATTCCCTTTGTGGATTACTGGCCCGGCGGCATCTCCCAGGTGGCGATGATTTCCCTGGACAGCGACTGGAATCTGGATGACTCGGCGGAGTCCACCCTGCGATTGCTGGGGGAGTGCGATGTGGCCGCCACCTGGTGTCTGATGGAGCCCGGATACAGCTCCGGGATCTATCCCAAGGTGACCGCGGCGGGGCATGAATTGGCCCTTCACTATAACGCCTACGAGCCGGACGGAGGGGCCTGGGGGCGGGAGGCGTTCTCCAGGCAACTGGAATGGCTCAGGGGTGCGATCGGGACGGAGCGGGTGGTCTCGAACAAAAACCATTACACCCGGTATGAAGGATGGGGGGAGCTGTTCCGCTGGTGCGAGGAGTTCGGCATCCGGTCGGATCAGACCCGGGGGCCGAGCAAAAAGGGGAACATCGGCTTTTTGTTCGGCACATGCCACCCCTATTTTCCCATCGCCCGGGCAGAGGAGGAAAACCGGTTCTACGACGTGCTGGAAATCAGCTTCCTCACCCAGGACATCAATCTCGGCCGCCTGGCGGATGAGAGCGTGATCGTCCCCTTTTTGGAGGGGGTGCGGCGGGTGCGGGGCGTCGCCCATTTTCTCTTCCATCCCATCCACCTCCACCGGGAAGAGCCGGTCCGAAGGGCGCTAAGGAGGGTGGTCGAGGAGGCGCGAATGCGGGATTTTGACTTCTGGACGGGGGAGCAAATCGATGACTGGGAGCGGCGCCGCAGGCGCATCCGTCTGGCGGGAGTGGATGAAGAGGGGAGACCGCTGGTATCCGAGACGGCGGGATGCGAGGATGCGGCGATCATGGTTCCCGTTCCGAGGGGAACGGAAGAGCGGGGGAGGACGGTCCTCCGCCACGGAGTTCGGTGCAAAGCATGGTCCCTGTCGCTGGCAAAACGGGTTTGAGGGCATTTTCCGACCATGGTGCTTGAAGGAGGGGAAAGCCGGTGCGGGAAGAGGAGCTGGCCATCCATGGGGGGCCGAGGGTGAAGACGGACGCCTTCGGAACGGGAAAGCGGTTCGGCGCGGAGGAGGCGAAGGAACTGCTGGAGGCCTTGGAACAAAACACGCTGTTTTATCACTCCGGGACGAAGGTGAAGACCTTTTTGAAGCGCTTTAACGAACTGTACGGCGTTCGATACAGCGTGGCCGTTTCCTCCGGAACGGCGGCGATCCACGTCGCCCTGGGGGCGGCGGGGGTGACGGTGGGGGACGAGGTGATCACCAGTCCGATCACCGATCAGGGGACGCTGATTGGCATTTTGTACCAGAACGCGATTCCGGTGTTTGCCGACCTGGATCCCCGTACCTACAACCTGGACCCGGCCTCGGTGGAGAAGCGGATCACTTCCCGGACCAAGGCCATCCTGGTCGTCCATCTGGCGGGCAATCCCGCCGACATGGACGGGATCATGGAGGTCGCCCGGCGGCACCGTCTCAAGGTGATCGAGGATTGCGCCCAGAGCTGGCTGACCCGCCACCGGGGAAAACTGGCGGGCACCTTCGGCGATTACGGATGTTTCAGCACCAACGATTTCAAGCATATCAGCACCGGGGACGGGGGAATCGTCACCGTCAATTCCGGGGATGAAGAGGATTTTCAGCGGGTGCACGCCTTCGCCGACAAGAATTACCGGCGCTTTTCGGATGAGGTGATGCGGGATCCGGAATGCCTGGCCCCCAATTACCGGATGACGGAGCTTCAGGGGGCCGTCGGCATCGCCCAGCTGAAGAAGTTGTCCTGGATCTGCGGAAAGCGCCATGCCTACGGCGAGCAGATCACCGAGGGCATCCGGGATTTGCCGGGCGTCCTTCCGCCGAAAGTGCCCGAGGGAGGCTGGTCTTCCTATTGGTTTTACATGTTCCGGTTGGATGAATCGCAGCTGTCCTGCACGCGGGATCAGTTCACCCTCGCCCTCCGGGAGGAGGGGATCCCGGCGAGCCCCGGTTACATTCCCCGGGTGCTCTACCGGCAGAAGATGTTTCGGGAGAGACGGGCCTATCCCGACAGCGATTTCCCTTTTTCCCTGTCGGACGTCTCCTATGAACCGGGACTCTGCCCCGTCGCCGAGCGGATTTTGGAGACGGCGATCCGCCTGCCCGTGAGCGAATTTTTCACGGAAAAGGACATCGACGACATGATCCGTGCGATCCGGAAAGTGGCGCATTATTACGCCAAGAAGTGAGCAGTCGGTATGGTCTGTCGGGCGGGAGGGAGTGACGCGATGCGCTCTTGCAACCGG
This is a stretch of genomic DNA from Planifilum fimeticola. It encodes these proteins:
- a CDS encoding DegT/DnrJ/EryC1/StrS family aminotransferase, translating into MREEELAIHGGPRVKTDAFGTGKRFGAEEAKELLEALEQNTLFYHSGTKVKTFLKRFNELYGVRYSVAVSSGTAAIHVALGAAGVTVGDEVITSPITDQGTLIGILYQNAIPVFADLDPRTYNLDPASVEKRITSRTKAILVVHLAGNPADMDGIMEVARRHRLKVIEDCAQSWLTRHRGKLAGTFGDYGCFSTNDFKHISTGDGGIVTVNSGDEEDFQRVHAFADKNYRRFSDEVMRDPECLAPNYRMTELQGAVGIAQLKKLSWICGKRHAYGEQITEGIRDLPGVLPPKVPEGGWSSYWFYMFRLDESQLSCTRDQFTLALREEGIPASPGYIPRVLYRQKMFRERRAYPDSDFPFSLSDVSYEPGLCPVAERILETAIRLPVSEFFTEKDIDDMIRAIRKVAHYYAKK
- a CDS encoding Gfo/Idh/MocA family protein; this encodes MASIKIGMIGLDTSHCTAFARLLNDPDEEFHVPGGRVTVAYPGGSPDFELSRSRVEGITEELREHYGVRMVSSPEEVAEQSDAILLTAVDGRVHPELLRRIAPCRKPVFIDKPFAVSFRDAREMVRIAETHRTPLMSASSLRYAEPLVAALEEMDEPYGCDCFGPMAIEPTQPGLFWYGIHGVEMLYAALGTGCVRVRAVSHPRQDVVVGEWADGRIGTYRGNREGNASFGALIHGRRKSVFADVTRSRKPYYAGLLEQVMSMFRSSSPPLDIRETLEIIRFIEAANESRVTGKAVELDRQHEV